The following coding sequences lie in one Niabella agricola genomic window:
- a CDS encoding glycosyltransferase — MIHKKKVLYFMPDPPLRKDHGCRTRALQFLEYFDSRPAFFDVDFVSIKEVAGWDQYDDRAFKHRFPNYGLYVGTIQMPRKNKLRYYFKWKLPNLVRRQKLLSKGSPIQDLTNSYLQNQFNQILQKKKYDVIIISYVTWANLVCNNPYLNGAKLIIDTHDFMTVQFKEQNGFKLGAAFEREIKLLSMFDEIWSISMDEYYLFSQFLQSKHRFVPVMFSQVNESFKVLRDGKKYDLIYVASDNPNNIRSANWFFKQVYPSLPKELKICVIGLISKYVPDYCNVEKHSFVEELHDYYNNASIAICPMLGGTGIKVKVVEAMSYGLPVVCNLRGLDGIPLKFDNGCIRADTPEDFASEIVKLARDIQYRGSIASQSKALFNRFFTIKKGYENLDSIFELPKHISSFNENVSPVVPKRVLDKATM, encoded by the coding sequence ATGATTCACAAGAAAAAAGTGCTATATTTTATGCCTGATCCACCTCTCAGAAAGGATCACGGATGCCGAACACGTGCCTTGCAATTTTTAGAATATTTTGACAGTAGGCCAGCTTTTTTTGACGTGGATTTTGTAAGTATAAAAGAAGTTGCCGGTTGGGACCAATATGATGATCGGGCGTTTAAACATCGATTTCCAAACTACGGTTTATATGTAGGCACTATTCAAATGCCCCGGAAGAATAAATTACGCTATTATTTTAAGTGGAAATTGCCCAACCTTGTCCGCAGGCAAAAACTTTTAAGTAAAGGCTCCCCAATTCAAGATCTTACTAACTCGTATTTGCAAAATCAGTTTAATCAGATCCTGCAAAAAAAGAAGTACGATGTCATTATCATTAGCTATGTTACTTGGGCGAATCTTGTTTGTAATAACCCGTATCTGAATGGAGCAAAATTGATTATTGATACACATGATTTCATGACAGTTCAATTTAAAGAGCAAAACGGTTTTAAGCTAGGGGCTGCATTTGAACGTGAAATAAAGCTGCTGTCCATGTTTGATGAGATATGGTCTATTTCCATGGACGAATATTATCTGTTTAGTCAGTTTCTGCAATCAAAGCACCGATTTGTTCCCGTAATGTTTAGCCAGGTTAATGAATCTTTTAAAGTCTTGCGTGACGGAAAAAAATATGATCTGATTTATGTAGCCAGTGACAATCCTAATAATATAAGATCTGCTAACTGGTTTTTTAAGCAGGTGTACCCAAGTTTGCCTAAAGAGCTAAAAATATGCGTTATTGGGCTTATATCAAAATATGTACCGGACTATTGTAATGTAGAGAAACACTCTTTTGTTGAGGAGCTACATGATTATTATAATAATGCTAGTATTGCGATTTGCCCGATGCTAGGGGGTACTGGGATTAAGGTAAAAGTTGTCGAAGCTATGTCCTACGGGCTACCGGTGGTTTGTAATTTAAGGGGACTAGATGGAATTCCTCTTAAATTTGATAATGGGTGTATAAGAGCTGATACACCGGAAGATTTTGCGAGCGAGATTGTTAAGCTGGCAAGAGACATTCAGTATAGGGGTTCGATCGCTAGTCAATCTAAAGCACTTTTTAATCGCTTCTTTACCATAAAGAAGGGATACGAAAATCTCGATTCTATTTTTGAGTTGCCAAAGCATATCAGTTCTTTTAACGAAAATGTTTCCCCAGTTGTGCCAAAAAGGGTATTAGATAAGGCGACAATGTAG